One window of Parambassis ranga chromosome 3, fParRan2.1, whole genome shotgun sequence genomic DNA carries:
- the calca gene encoding calcitonin/calcitonin-related polypeptide, alpha: MVMLKLWTVLLAFTLIFCQMYISQAAPSRSSKGSMSDGVTLSNDDAERLLRAMKEFMQITSDEQALQTADGNSLDRPMSKRCTGLSTCVLGKLSQDIHKLQTYPSTDVGAGTPGKKRSLSEQYENYINSYE, from the exons ATGGTAATGCTCAAGCTCTGGACGGTCCTTCTCGCCTTTACGCTGATCTTTTGTCAGATGTACATCTCACAGGCAGCTCCATCCAG AAGTAGTAAGGGTTCAATGTCAGATGGAGTCACATTATCAAATGATGATGCTGAAAGGTTACTGAGAGCTATGAAGGAGTTCATGCAGATAACCTCTGATGAGCAGGCCCTGCAAACAGCTGATGGGAACAG CTTGGACAGACCCATGTCTAAGCGCTGCACCGGGCTGAGCACTTGTGTGCTCGGCAAACTCTCCCAGGACATTCACAAACTGCAAACCTATCCAAGCACTGATGTAGGAGCGGGGACACCGGGCAAAAAGAGAAGTCTATCTGAGCAATACGAAAACTACATCAACTCATATGAATGA
- the cyp2r1 gene encoding vitamin D 25-hydroxylase yields MVSIKSPPLVPVSCAQALLCVSCLTVVLLAFLLVRQLVKQRRPPGFPPGPSPIPVIGNIMSLVTEPHVFLKKQSEVHGQIFSLDLGGILTVVLNGYDCIRECLYHQSEVFADRPSLPLFKKMTKMGGLLNCKYGKGWIEHRKLACNSFRYFGSGQRMFERKISEECMFFVDAIDRHKGKPFNPKHLVTNAVSNITNLIIFGQRFTYDDSNFQHMIEIFSENVELAVSSWAFLYNAFPWIEYLPFGKHQTLFRNAAEVYDFLLEVIKGFSRGRVPHVPRHYVDAYLDELEQNAGDPSSSYSYENLIYSVGELIIAGTETTTNTLRWAMLYMALYPNIQERVHREIDSVLANGRAPTLEDKQKMPYVEAVLHEVLRFCNIVPLGIFRATSQDAKVNGYTIPKGTMVITNLYSVHFDEKYWSDPGVFSPQRFLDSSGNFVRREAFLPFSLGRRQCLGEQLARMEMFLFFTTLLQRFHLQFPPGTVPTVTPKLGMTLQPKPYSICAVRRQQKIPCSGDTPYHK; encoded by the exons atggttTCCATTAAGTCGCCGCCTCTGGTGCCGGTGTCCTGCGCGcaggctctgctctgtgtgagcTGTTTGACTGTCGTCCTCCTCGCTTTTTTGCTGGTTCGGCAGCTCGTCAAGCAGAGAAGACCCCCGGGGTTTCCTCCTGGTCCATCTCCCATCCCTGTGATAGGAAACATCATGTCTCTGGTCACCGAGCCGCATGTCTTCCTCAAAAAGCAGAGTGAAGTTCACGGACAG ATTTTTAGCCTGGACCTGGGAGGCATCTTAACTGTGGTATTAAATGGGTATGACTGTATCCGGGAATGCCTTTATCATCAGAGCGAGGTATTTGCTGATCGGCCTTCACTCCCTTTATTCAAAAAGATGACCAAAATGGGTG GACTTCTTAATTGTAAATATGGCAAAGGCTGGATTGAACACCGAAAACTGGCTTGCAACTCCTTCCGTTACTTTGGCAGCGGCCAGAGAATGTTTGAGAGAAAGATCTCGGAGGAGTGCATGTTTTTTGTTGATGCCATTGACAGACACAAGGGAAAACCCTTCAATCCTAAACACCTTGTGACCAACGCAGTGTCCAACATCACAAACCTGATCATTTTTGGACAACGTTTCACCTACGATGACAGTAACTTCCAGCACATGATCGAGATATTCAGTGAGAATGTGGAGCTAGCAGTGAGCAGCTGGGCTTTCCTCTACAACGCGTTCCCCTGGATTGAGTATCTGCCCTTTGGAAAACACCAAACGCTGTTCCGCAATGCTGCGGAGGTTTATGACTTTTTACTGGAGGTCATAAAGGGTTTTTCGCGAGGTAGGGTGCCACATGTACCACGTCACTATGTTGATGCCTATTTGGATGAGCTGGAGCAGAATGCAGGGGATCCCAGTTCTTCTTATTCCTATGAGAATCTCATCTATTCAGTTGGTGAGCTCATTATTGCTGGCACGGAGACCACCACTAACACCCTGCGTTGGGCTATGCTGTACATGGCGCTCTACCCCAACATACAAG AAAGGGTGCACAGGGAGATCGACAGCGTCTTGGCAAATGGGAGGGCACCCACGCTTGAGGACAAACAGAAGATGCCCTATGTGGAGGCTGTTCTGCACGAAGTCCTTCGTTTCTGCAACATTGTACCGCTTGGTATTTTTCGTGCCACCTCCCAGGATGCAAAAGTAAATGGTTACACAATCCCCAAAGGCACCATGGTGATCACAAACCTCTACTCTGTACACTTTGATGAGAAGTACTGGAGCGATCCAGGTGTCTTCTCACCACAGAGGTTTCTGGACAGCAGCGGCAACTTTGTGAGGCGTGAAGCCTTCCTTCCATTCTCCCTAG GGAGGCGTCAGTGCCTGGGTGAACAGCTGGCCAGAATGGAGATGTTCCTCTTTTTCACCACTTTGTTGCAGAGGTTTCATCTTCAGTTCCCTCCAGGAACCGTTCCAACTGTCACTCCAAAACTAGGCATGACCTTACAGCCCAAGCCTTACTCCATCTGTGCTGTGCGCAGGCAACAGAAAATTCCCTGTTCTGGAGACACTCCTTATCACAAGTAG